The Clostridium sporogenes region ATATAAGTGGTCAAGTATTAGCTTGTACTCCTCTTTTTACATCTATATTTAATATAAATGTAAAAATAACCTCTATAATAGTAATTTTTTTATTAGTTTTTTATATAATCTTCGGAGGTTTTTGGGGTAGTACTATGGTAGGTGCTGTTAAAACTGTACTTTTATATGGTACAAGTATAATATGTGGAATTATATTAATCTTTTCATTAAATGGAACTACAGAAATTTTTAATTATTTTCCTAAAAATCCTTGGTTCAATATATTTAGTGATGGTATTTTTGAAGATTTAGCTTCAGGATTTTCTACAGTACTTGGAATACTATCTACTCAGACCTACTTTCAATCTATTATGGCTGGTAGAAATCCAAAAACTTCTAAAATAAGTTCTTTTTTAGTAGCCTTTTTAATATTTCCAGTAGGTATTGTATGCACATTTATAGGAATGTACATGAGAATTCATTTTCCAAACATAAATCCAAATGAAGCTTTTCCTCTATTTTTAATTAATTATCTTCACCCAATTTTAGGTGGAGTATCCATAGCTACAGTACTTATATCCTCCATAGCTACTGGTGCCGGATTGGCCTTAGGTATAGCTACTATGATGGTAAAAGATATTATACCAACTTTATCTAATAAAAAATTAGAAGATAAAAAACAAATTTTATATTTAAGAATATGTATTTTAATAATAGGTGTTTTAACTTTAGCAATAGTTATAAATAACACTGATTCCATGATATTAGATTGGGGATTCTTATCTATGATATTTAGAGCCACACCTATTTTTATACCAATATTATGTGCATTATTTTTTAAAAACAAGATTAATAATAAAGCAGGATTTTATTGCGTATTAGTTGGTCCACTATCAAGTATTTTATGGATAATTACTGGATTTAGTGGAATAACTTCTATATATATAGGTGTTACTATGAATATAATTACCATGGCTATAGCAAGTAAAAAATTTAATTCTATGGAAAAAATATAAATTTTATTTTGTACTGTATTAAAAAACCTCTTTTGATTAAAGATAATACTATATTAATTAAAGGAGGTTCAGTATGGCTAAAAAAGGAATGAAAAGGCCTTCTCAAGAGGAAAATAATAAGGGTCAAACAAAAAAAAGAAAAAACACTCCACCTTCTGTACCAGAAGTAAAATAATTTTTAGAGTATAAAGTTTTAAACTTTATGCTCTTTATTTTATTATATATTAATGGT contains the following coding sequences:
- a CDS encoding sodium:solute symporter family protein; translated protein: MLIVSIILTLILTGVAGYIGKLKVKTAKDFINADNKLGILGVTSMLMGSIIGGASTVGTAQMAYKHGISAIWFILGLCIASILLGLIYSNQVGKDNMTTLPEIIGTTYGLKARTSSSLLLSLGMFIHISGQVLACTPLFTSIFNINVKITSIIVIFLLVFYIIFGGFWGSTMVGAVKTVLLYGTSIICGIILIFSLNGTTEIFNYFPKNPWFNIFSDGIFEDLASGFSTVLGILSTQTYFQSIMAGRNPKTSKISSFLVAFLIFPVGIVCTFIGMYMRIHFPNINPNEAFPLFLINYLHPILGGVSIATVLISSIATGAGLALGIATMMVKDIIPTLSNKKLEDKKQILYLRICILIIGVLTLAIVINNTDSMILDWGFLSMIFRATPIFIPILCALFFKNKINNKAGFYCVLVGPLSSILWIITGFSGITSIYIGVTMNIITMAIASKKFNSMEKI